Proteins encoded in a region of the Moritella marina ATCC 15381 genome:
- a CDS encoding ABC transporter substrate-binding protein: MRKTFATTLFLASTSLSTFANASECGTVTIADMSWNSATIIANIDRFILEHGFGCDAELVPGDTMATGTAMIEKGQPDIAPEFWSNAMKSALDKGVEEGRIRYAGATLTDGGEEGFWVPAYMVEKDPSLATIAGIKANAKLFKHPEDPEKSAFMICPSGWNCQITTTNLYHALNLADDGFDLIDPGSGAGLSGSIAKAYERKEAWFGYYWAPTAVLGKYNMVKVDFGSGIDEKHFKECITQDDCLEPKPTMFPPSAVDTVVTEEFAARAPEALAYLNARAFKNAQMNELLAWMEDEQADGEYSVEHFLTNYEDTWSQWVDSATAKKIKKAVSEL, encoded by the coding sequence ATGCGGAAGACTTTCGCTACGACTCTATTTCTCGCTTCTACCTCTCTTTCTACCTTCGCTAATGCAAGTGAATGCGGCACTGTTACTATTGCCGACATGAGCTGGAATTCAGCCACTATTATCGCTAATATTGATCGTTTCATTCTTGAGCATGGTTTTGGCTGTGATGCTGAACTTGTGCCTGGTGATACCATGGCAACGGGTACGGCGATGATTGAAAAAGGTCAGCCGGATATTGCCCCTGAGTTTTGGAGTAATGCAATGAAATCAGCACTCGATAAAGGTGTTGAAGAAGGGCGTATCCGTTATGCGGGGGCAACGTTGACTGATGGCGGTGAAGAAGGTTTTTGGGTTCCTGCCTACATGGTTGAGAAAGATCCTAGCTTAGCGACAATTGCTGGAATAAAAGCTAACGCTAAACTGTTCAAACACCCTGAAGACCCAGAAAAATCAGCCTTTATGATTTGCCCATCGGGTTGGAATTGTCAAATTACCACAACCAACCTATATCACGCATTGAATCTTGCTGATGATGGTTTTGATTTAATTGATCCAGGTTCCGGCGCGGGCTTATCTGGTTCTATTGCTAAAGCCTATGAACGCAAAGAAGCTTGGTTTGGTTATTACTGGGCGCCAACCGCGGTATTGGGTAAATACAATATGGTTAAAGTTGATTTTGGTTCAGGCATCGATGAGAAGCATTTCAAAGAATGTATTACTCAAGACGACTGCTTAGAGCCTAAACCGACGATGTTCCCACCTTCTGCAGTTGATACAGTCGTAACCGAAGAGTTTGCAGCAAGAGCGCCTGAAGCACTGGCTTATCTTAATGCACGTGCATTTAAGAATGCGCAAATGAATGAACTACTTGCTTGGATGGAAGACGAGCAAGCAGATGGTGAATACAGTGTTGAGCATTTCTTAACAAACTATGAAGATACCTGGTCGCAGTGGGTTGATTCAGCGACCGCAAAAAAAATCAAGAAAGCAGTGTCAGAACTATAG
- the betA gene encoding choline dehydrogenase has product MTRSQGLYDYIIVGAGSAGCVLANRLSADPANKVLLLETGGSDKSIFIQMPTALSIPMNSNKYAWQFETQAEPTLDNRRMHCPRGKVLGGSSSINGMVYVRGHARDFDEWQQSGAKNWDYSNCLPYFKKAESWAFGGDEYRGGNGPLAVNNGNNMKNPLYKAFVAAGVDAGYMATNDYNGQQQEGFGPMHMTIKKGVRWSTANAYLRPAMQRSNLTVITHALVHKVVFEGKQAVGIEFERKGKLTTLHCNKEVILSAGSVGSPHILQLSGIGKASTLADAGIEQIHELPGVGENLQDHLEFYFQFKCLKPISLNGKLDPLNKLFIGARWFFHKSGLGATNHFESCGFIRSKPGLEWPDLQYHFLPAAMRYDGKEAFAGHGFQVHVGHNKPKSRGFVKVVSKDAHVAPHIQFNYLSAAEDIAAFRACVRLTREIINQPGLDEFRGEEIQPGIAVQTDEEIDSFVRSTVESAYHPSCSCKMGEDALAVVDSDTKVHGIDGLRVVDSSIFPTIPNGNLNSPTIMLAERAADIILGNTMLKADDTVVTVAPKWQSTQRLQQPKRQPA; this is encoded by the coding sequence TCCAGCCAATAAAGTATTGCTACTCGAAACGGGTGGCAGTGATAAGAGTATCTTTATTCAAATGCCAACTGCGTTATCGATACCGATGAACAGTAATAAATACGCATGGCAGTTTGAAACCCAAGCTGAACCGACGTTAGATAATCGCCGTATGCATTGTCCTCGTGGCAAGGTATTAGGCGGTTCGTCTTCTATTAATGGCATGGTTTACGTACGCGGTCATGCCCGTGATTTTGATGAATGGCAGCAATCCGGTGCGAAAAATTGGGATTATAGCAATTGCTTACCTTATTTTAAGAAAGCCGAAAGCTGGGCATTTGGCGGTGATGAATACCGCGGTGGCAATGGACCACTGGCTGTGAATAACGGTAACAACATGAAAAACCCGTTATATAAAGCCTTTGTTGCTGCCGGTGTTGATGCCGGTTACATGGCAACCAATGATTACAATGGTCAGCAGCAAGAAGGTTTTGGCCCGATGCACATGACCATTAAAAAAGGTGTGCGTTGGTCGACTGCAAATGCGTATTTAAGACCGGCGATGCAACGTAGTAATTTAACGGTGATCACCCATGCTTTGGTACACAAAGTTGTGTTTGAAGGTAAGCAAGCTGTTGGCATCGAGTTTGAACGCAAGGGCAAACTAACGACTTTACATTGTAATAAAGAAGTCATCTTGTCGGCTGGTTCGGTTGGTTCGCCGCATATTCTGCAGTTATCGGGTATCGGTAAAGCAAGCACCTTAGCAGATGCAGGTATTGAACAAATACATGAACTGCCTGGTGTGGGTGAGAATTTACAAGATCATCTTGAGTTTTACTTCCAATTTAAATGCCTTAAACCGATTTCGTTGAATGGTAAATTAGACCCATTAAACAAACTGTTTATTGGTGCGCGTTGGTTCTTTCATAAATCTGGTTTAGGCGCGACCAATCACTTTGAATCTTGTGGTTTTATTCGTTCAAAACCCGGTCTAGAGTGGCCTGATCTGCAGTATCACTTTTTACCAGCAGCAATGCGTTATGACGGTAAAGAAGCGTTTGCCGGTCATGGTTTTCAAGTGCATGTTGGCCATAACAAACCCAAAAGCCGTGGTTTTGTCAAAGTGGTATCAAAAGATGCACACGTGGCACCACATATTCAGTTTAATTATTTATCTGCAGCTGAAGACATTGCAGCGTTTCGAGCGTGTGTACGCTTAACACGTGAAATCATCAATCAACCTGGATTAGACGAATTTCGCGGTGAAGAAATTCAACCCGGTATCGCGGTGCAAACCGATGAAGAGATTGACAGCTTTGTCAGAAGTACCGTTGAAAGTGCTTACCATCCTTCTTGTTCGTGCAAGATGGGTGAAGACGCGCTGGCAGTGGTTGATTCAGACACCAAGGTGCATGGTATTGACGGGCTAAGAGTGGTTGATTCCTCTATTTTTCCTACCATTCCCAATGGTAATTTGAACTCGCCAACGATCATGTTAGCTGAGCGTGCTGCCGACATTATCTTGGGCAATACCATGCTCAAAGCTGATGATACTGTGGTGACTGTGGCGCCGAAATGGCAAAGCACGCAACGGTTACAACAACCAAAACGACAACCTGCTTAA
- a CDS encoding quaternary amine ABC transporter ATP-binding protein → MNSHNINSPRKSQSPLIRIKNLYKIFGKDEKKVLEQVKAGKSKDAILAETGHTVGLSNINLDVYPGEIFVIMGLSGSGKSTLIRHFNRLIEPTAGEIELAGSDVMQLSSKDLQDFRRNKMSMVFQRFGLMPHRTVLDNIGYGLQVQGVKKAEWKKSATQWLETVGLDGYAKQYPGQLSGGQQQRVGLARALCTDADILLMDEAFSALDPLIRSEMQDQLIQLQEKLHKTIVFITHDLDEALRLGDRIAILRDGILVQQGTPVDILLNPVDDYVEAFVKDVNRARALTVETVMQPQICRISAETIGEAVLQMRKSKQDFGYVVNEDGYQGVLTQDTLDGVDKNDYSNVLDASLLEAVPAVQSDALIESVIPEMLDNNVPLPVLNEEGEVEGHLCRSALAEVLSDQPGTEEKKSSVGETKLSTEESKLTHA, encoded by the coding sequence ATGAATTCGCATAACATTAATTCTCCGAGAAAAAGTCAAAGTCCGCTAATTCGCATTAAGAATTTATATAAAATTTTTGGTAAAGATGAAAAAAAGGTACTCGAACAGGTTAAGGCCGGTAAATCAAAAGATGCCATCTTAGCTGAAACAGGGCATACCGTGGGTTTATCTAATATTAATCTGGATGTATACCCAGGCGAGATATTCGTGATAATGGGCTTATCGGGGTCGGGTAAATCAACCTTGATCCGCCACTTTAACCGCCTTATTGAACCGACTGCGGGTGAAATCGAGCTTGCTGGCAGCGATGTAATGCAATTATCGAGCAAAGACCTGCAAGATTTCCGTCGTAATAAGATGTCGATGGTATTTCAACGTTTTGGTTTGATGCCACATCGCACCGTACTAGACAATATTGGTTATGGTCTGCAAGTCCAAGGTGTTAAAAAGGCAGAATGGAAGAAGAGCGCAACGCAGTGGTTAGAAACTGTCGGATTGGATGGTTATGCTAAGCAGTATCCTGGGCAGCTCTCTGGTGGTCAGCAGCAACGTGTGGGTTTAGCCCGCGCTTTGTGTACCGATGCTGACATTCTACTTATGGATGAAGCGTTTTCCGCGTTGGATCCGCTGATCCGTAGTGAAATGCAGGATCAGTTAATACAACTGCAAGAAAAACTGCATAAAACCATTGTCTTTATCACCCATGATCTCGATGAAGCATTAAGATTAGGCGACCGCATTGCTATTTTACGTGATGGCATATTAGTGCAACAAGGTACGCCGGTTGATATCCTACTGAACCCTGTTGATGACTATGTTGAAGCCTTTGTTAAGGACGTGAATCGCGCGCGTGCCTTGACGGTCGAAACGGTGATGCAGCCACAAATCTGCCGTATCTCGGCGGAAACAATCGGTGAAGCTGTTTTACAAATGCGTAAATCAAAACAGGATTTCGGTTATGTTGTTAACGAAGACGGTTATCAAGGCGTGCTTACTCAAGATACTTTAGACGGCGTTGATAAGAATGATTACAGCAATGTGCTTGATGCGTCGTTATTAGAAGCTGTACCTGCAGTGCAAAGCGATGCGTTAATCGAATCTGTTATTCCTGAGATGCTGGATAACAATGTACCACTTCCAGTATTAAATGAAGAGGGTGAAGTGGAAGGGCATTTATGCCGTTCTGCACTTGCTGAAGTATTAAGTGACCAGCCTGGTACTGAAGAGAAGAAGTCTAGTGTGGGAGAAACTAAGCTAAGTACGGAAGAGAGTAAACTTACTCACGCTTAG
- a CDS encoding ABC transporter permease has protein sequence MSDSSWLSEIPQLDRRQLLDIRKSLDGAYRSFSREYGDSIEAFFDPLLTFLIWFEKLLLGSPWWLVIGALAVFAYAASRSWKLTLGVVVAFFLIGFFGMWDNTMRTMSIILVSTLLAVLIGIPIGIWMSRSDRVQSSVTPILDIMQTMPAFVYLIPVVMLLGIGKIPGVIAVIIYAVPPVIRLTNLGIRLVDKEVLEAATAYGASPMQRLFGVQLPLAMPNIMAGINQTIMMALAMVVIASMIGVKGLGQPVLKAITNQYFTLGLLNGLAIVVLAIIFDRISQSYAKRTLQNLGGH, from the coding sequence ATGTCAGACAGTTCATGGCTTTCGGAAATACCGCAGTTAGACCGCCGCCAATTACTTGATATTAGAAAATCGTTGGATGGTGCTTATCGCAGTTTTTCGCGTGAATACGGTGATAGTATTGAAGCATTTTTTGATCCCTTACTTACTTTTCTTATTTGGTTTGAAAAATTATTACTTGGCAGTCCGTGGTGGCTGGTGATTGGCGCTTTAGCTGTTTTTGCTTATGCCGCTAGTCGTTCTTGGAAATTAACCTTAGGCGTTGTTGTCGCCTTCTTCCTTATCGGTTTCTTTGGCATGTGGGACAACACCATGCGCACCATGAGTATTATTTTGGTCTCGACCTTACTCGCGGTATTAATTGGTATTCCAATTGGGATTTGGATGTCGCGTTCAGACCGTGTGCAGTCAAGCGTTACGCCGATCCTCGATATCATGCAAACCATGCCCGCTTTTGTGTACTTGATCCCCGTGGTTATGTTGCTTGGCATAGGTAAAATTCCTGGTGTTATCGCCGTTATTATTTACGCCGTACCGCCTGTGATCCGTCTTACCAATTTAGGCATACGACTTGTAGACAAAGAAGTATTAGAGGCGGCAACCGCTTATGGAGCTAGCCCGATGCAGCGTTTGTTTGGTGTGCAGTTACCACTGGCAATGCCTAATATCATGGCAGGTATCAACCAGACGATTATGATGGCGCTGGCGATGGTTGTGATTGCGTCGATGATTGGTGTGAAAGGTTTAGGTCAGCCAGTATTGAAGGCGATCACTAACCAATACTTCACGCTGGGTCTATTGAATGGTTTAGCGATTGTTGTTCTTGCTATTATCTTTGACCGTATCTCGCAAAGCTACGCAAAACGTACATTACAAAATTTAGGCGGGCACTAA
- a CDS encoding MarR family winged helix-turn-helix transcriptional regulator: MEKYEELLVSLRQVIRAIDIHSRKLNKQSGLTGPQLMVMQNIAMLDAPLAKDIAKEIALSAATVTTIIDRLESRELVIRTRSKTDKRKVHLSLSEAGITLLSSSPKPLQDHFITRYQNLEEWEQSQLLSAVERIASMMDAEKLDAAPVLLVGQIQAEE; the protein is encoded by the coding sequence ATGGAAAAGTACGAAGAATTATTAGTGTCATTGCGCCAAGTGATCAGAGCTATTGATATACATTCTCGCAAGTTGAATAAACAATCTGGTTTAACCGGACCACAGCTCATGGTAATGCAGAATATTGCCATGCTCGATGCGCCACTGGCAAAAGATATAGCTAAAGAAATCGCACTCAGTGCAGCGACGGTGACGACGATTATAGACCGTCTTGAGAGCCGAGAGTTAGTGATCAGAACGCGCAGTAAAACCGATAAACGTAAAGTGCATTTATCATTAAGTGAAGCGGGTATCACTTTGCTTAGCAGTTCACCGAAGCCATTACAGGATCATTTCATAACCCGTTATCAAAACCTTGAAGAATGGGAACAAAGCCAGTTATTATCCGCTGTCGAACGTATTGCCTCGATGATGGATGCAGAAAAATTAGATGCCGCGCCAGTGCTATTAGTTGGTCAAATACAAGCTGAAGAATAA
- a CDS encoding BCCT family transporter, producing the protein MTTWLTIGILFTFAAIAFVIYRWGNVKCVGVTPVRTFTFIAILFTSGLDVGLIMFPLTEFAGYANLAASPEYSFTNPLAIEFGFWAFLIWAFYFLTCFYFCVIEPRVKFFEIPVIKFINNFIIIGTCAFTAYLLLTNLPWYLPEMGDGETIVGSFYLIVFLVIAAAVYSSTSIRYVRILSLASTWLFLGLIVLMWAGAFLSEGSNVSEFATTFALLGDYFGNLHHFVLPMNDYHEFYLFWWFSWSIMIGQFTSRFVGGMKTYQVLIAMMVFPSIPIAVWFSVLYYYSVNEIATTGFYNLAMILVGITFVINSLDSLVRLYTDNLNLTVARFGKVKYIIGNVALMSGLTLLFKLDFLQIQWVGALAIALILGCFVYILAKKYKQVAAIERSPKENEIDFDKIELAN; encoded by the coding sequence ATGACGACTTGGCTTACGATAGGTATTTTATTTACCTTTGCTGCAATTGCGTTTGTGATCTACCGTTGGGGTAATGTGAAATGCGTTGGTGTCACACCCGTACGTACATTTACGTTTATCGCAATTCTATTTACCTCAGGTTTAGACGTGGGACTGATCATGTTTCCGCTGACCGAGTTTGCGGGTTATGCAAACCTTGCAGCGAGTCCTGAATACAGCTTTACGAACCCATTAGCGATCGAGTTTGGGTTCTGGGCATTCTTAATTTGGGCATTTTACTTTTTAACGTGTTTCTATTTTTGCGTGATAGAACCAAGAGTGAAGTTCTTTGAGATCCCTGTGATTAAATTCATCAACAACTTTATCATTATCGGGACGTGTGCCTTTACTGCTTACTTGTTATTGACTAATTTACCTTGGTATTTACCTGAAATGGGTGATGGCGAAACGATAGTGGGTAGCTTCTACCTGATTGTGTTCTTAGTGATTGCTGCGGCGGTTTACTCAAGCACGAGCATTCGCTATGTACGTATCCTCAGCTTAGCCAGTACTTGGTTGTTCTTAGGTCTTATCGTTCTAATGTGGGCGGGTGCGTTCCTATCTGAAGGATCAAATGTCAGCGAATTTGCCACGACCTTTGCGCTATTGGGTGATTACTTTGGTAACTTACATCACTTTGTTCTACCAATGAATGATTACCATGAATTTTACTTATTCTGGTGGTTCTCGTGGAGCATTATGATTGGTCAGTTCACATCACGCTTTGTTGGCGGCATGAAGACTTATCAAGTACTGATTGCAATGATGGTATTCCCGTCTATTCCAATCGCAGTATGGTTCTCGGTACTTTACTACTATAGCGTTAATGAAATCGCGACAACGGGTTTCTATAACCTAGCGATGATATTAGTGGGCATCACTTTTGTGATTAACTCGCTGGATTCATTAGTACGACTTTATACTGATAATTTAAACTTAACGGTAGCACGTTTTGGTAAAGTTAAATACATCATAGGTAACGTGGCATTAATGAGTGGCTTAACCTTATTGTTCAAATTGGATTTCTTACAGATTCAATGGGTTGGGGCATTAGCTATCGCGCTTATCTTGGGTTGTTTCGTGTATATTCTAGCGAAAAAATATAAGCAAGTTGCGGCGATTGAGCGTTCACCAAAAGAGAATGAAATCGATTTCGATAAAATTGAGTTAGCTAACTAG